Proteins from a single region of Melopsittacus undulatus isolate bMelUnd1 unplaced genomic scaffold, bMelUnd1.mat.Z mat_scaffold_472_arrow_ctg1, whole genome shotgun sequence:
- the LOC117438547 gene encoding LOW QUALITY PROTEIN: transmembrane protein 170A-like (The sequence of the model RefSeq protein was modified relative to this genomic sequence to represent the inferred CDS: deleted 2 bases in 2 codons), whose amino-acid sequence MWYGVFLWALVSSLSFHVPAALLALFTLRHHKYGRFMSVSLLLMGIVGPITAGILTSAAIAGVYRAAGKKMIPFEALSLGVGQTFCVVVVSFLRILATL is encoded by the exons ATGTGGTACGGCGTCTTCCTGTGGGCGCTTGTGTCCTCC CTCTCCTTTCACGTCCCGGCAGCTTTGCTAGCGCTCTTCACGCTTCGGCACCACAAGTACGGCAGATTCATGTCCGTGAGCCTCTTGTTGATGGGCATCGTGGGACCCATTACCGCCGGCATCCTCACAA GTGCGGCCATTGCTGGAGTTTACagagctgca ggaaaaaaaatgattcCCTTTGAAGCCCTCAGTTTGGGAGTGGGCCAGACATTCTGCGTGGTGGTGGTTTCATTTCTACGCATTTTAGCCACTCTGTAG